One Littorina saxatilis isolate snail1 linkage group LG1, US_GU_Lsax_2.0, whole genome shotgun sequence genomic window carries:
- the LOC138978808 gene encoding perilipin-2-like isoform X2 — MLELFHIHRERHPMYRQATMEHEQQEQPEQIFTKLGELPMVNDAYSQVMDLYERTKGHNCIFRSYLGMVEYTAKVVAGTAVPRIYGTFQMPIDRANNYACEKLDTLESTFPIITRPTQEVMQETQEKYEQYWPYVEPVARPVLIPAKMAYKAGKTAVDVGTAVATTAMKPAVYAVRTGTAVTSAVVNTGKSAMSSMTSGFKATGEKMMDSGLDTALGKFIVEQADVSLDSIEKLMDFYLPAEKESNASNRKERVVELASRVHDAVLAKAKGDLVRAQLILGNFLQELVELVGHLVTLTKDGTQTACKEVVDAVTRVWNKFVEYLPPDVAKSVLNVKERITTLVVFLIGKVGELFSQSALMASLAVQNISNLCSHFFTWCQSTPQLMKAGAGQLMKWIEVYLPELAKFIPTILEFLHNLLDKVVDTLDVFGIAGMRRRRMVSSLQVDNGGENVEMEELN; from the exons GAGACATCCTATGTACCGACAAGCAACGATGGAGCacgaacaacaagaacaaccgGAGCAGATCTTCACCAAGCTGGGTGAACTGCCCATGGTCAACGATGCCTACAGCCAGGTCATGGACCTGTATGAGCGCACCAAGGGACACAACTGCATCTTCCGTTCCTACCTTGGGATGGTGGAGTACACAGCTAAAGTTGTGGCTGGTACAGCTGTACCTAGAATTTATGGCACCTTTCAGATGCCCA TTGACCGAGCGAACAACTATGCATGCGAGAAGCTGGACACTCTGGAATCGACCTTCCCAATCATCACCCGCCCAACGCAGGAG GTGATGCAGGAGACTCAGGAGAAGTACGAGCAGTACTGGCCCTACGTGGAACCGGTGGCCAGGCCGGTGCTGATTCCCGCCAAGATGGCGTACAAGGCAGGAAAGACGGCCGTGGATGTTGGCACTGCTGTGGCTACCACTGCCATGAAGCCTGCTGTCTACGCTGTCAGGACTGGCACCGCTGTCACCTCGGCTGTTGTCAACACTGGCAAGTCAGCT ATGAGCAGCATGACCTCTGGCTTCAAGGCCACTGGGGAGAAGATGATGGACAGTGGCCTTGACACGGCTTTGGGCAAGTTCATTGTGGAGCAGGCCGATGTCAGCCTGGACAGCATTGAGAAGCTCATGGACTTCTATCTCCCCGCTGAGAAAG AGAGCAATGCCAGTAACCGTAAGGAGAGGGTGGTTGAGCTGGCCAGTCGTGTTCACGACGCTGTGTTGGCAAAAGCCAAAGGAGATCTGGTTCGCGCCCAGTTGATCCTGGGAAATTTTTTGCAGGAATTGGTGGAACTCGTTGGTCAT CTGGTGACTTTGACGAAGGATGGAACTCAAACGGCTTGCAAAGAAGTGGTTGATGCTGTCACGCGTGTGTGGAATAAGTTTGTTGAATACCTGCCTCCAGATGTAGCCAAATCT GTGCTGAACGTAAAAGAACGCATCACGACCCTGGTAGTGTTTCTGATCGGCAAGGTCGGGGAACTCTTCTCACAGTCCGCTCTCATGGCGTCCCTGGCCGTCCAGAACATCAGCAACCTGTGCTCGCACTTCTTCACATGGTGCCAGTCAACACCGCAACTGATGAAAGCG GGAGCAGGACAGTTGATGAAGTGGATTGAAGTGTACCTGCCCGAACTGGCCAAGTTCATCCCTACCATCCTTGAGTTCTTGCACAATCTGCTCGACAAAGTTGTTGACACCTTGGATGTGTTT
- the LOC138978808 gene encoding perilipin-2-like isoform X3 produces the protein MYRQATMEHEQQEQPEQIFTKLGELPMVNDAYSQVMDLYERTKGHNCIFRSYLGMVEYTAKVVAGTAVPRIYGTFQMPIDRANNYACEKLDTLESTFPIITRPTQEVMQETQEKYEQYWPYVEPVARPVLIPAKMAYKAGKTAVDVGTAVATTAMKPAVYAVRTGTAVTSAVVNTGKSAMSSMTSGFKATGEKMMDSGLDTALGKFIVEQADVSLDSIEKLMDFYLPAEKESNASNRKERVVELASRVHDAVLAKAKGDLVRAQLILGNFLQELVELVGHLVTLTKDGTQTACKEVVDAVTRVWNKFVEYLPPDVAKSVLNVKERITTLVVFLIGKVGELFSQSALMASLAVQNISNLCSHFFTWCQSTPQLMKAGAGQLMKWIEVYLPELAKFIPTILEFLHNLLDKVVDTLDVFAVDMPVELSGRELMDVAMGNCNGMEVFQNPPLMGNNVN, from the exons ATGTACCGACAAGCAACGATGGAGCacgaacaacaagaacaaccgGAGCAGATCTTCACCAAGCTGGGTGAACTGCCCATGGTCAACGATGCCTACAGCCAGGTCATGGACCTGTATGAGCGCACCAAGGGACACAACTGCATCTTCCGTTCCTACCTTGGGATGGTGGAGTACACAGCTAAAGTTGTGGCTGGTACAGCTGTACCTAGAATTTATGGCACCTTTCAGATGCCCA TTGACCGAGCGAACAACTATGCATGCGAGAAGCTGGACACTCTGGAATCGACCTTCCCAATCATCACCCGCCCAACGCAGGAG GTGATGCAGGAGACTCAGGAGAAGTACGAGCAGTACTGGCCCTACGTGGAACCGGTGGCCAGGCCGGTGCTGATTCCCGCCAAGATGGCGTACAAGGCAGGAAAGACGGCCGTGGATGTTGGCACTGCTGTGGCTACCACTGCCATGAAGCCTGCTGTCTACGCTGTCAGGACTGGCACCGCTGTCACCTCGGCTGTTGTCAACACTGGCAAGTCAGCT ATGAGCAGCATGACCTCTGGCTTCAAGGCCACTGGGGAGAAGATGATGGACAGTGGCCTTGACACGGCTTTGGGCAAGTTCATTGTGGAGCAGGCCGATGTCAGCCTGGACAGCATTGAGAAGCTCATGGACTTCTATCTCCCCGCTGAGAAAG AGAGCAATGCCAGTAACCGTAAGGAGAGGGTGGTTGAGCTGGCCAGTCGTGTTCACGACGCTGTGTTGGCAAAAGCCAAAGGAGATCTGGTTCGCGCCCAGTTGATCCTGGGAAATTTTTTGCAGGAATTGGTGGAACTCGTTGGTCAT CTGGTGACTTTGACGAAGGATGGAACTCAAACGGCTTGCAAAGAAGTGGTTGATGCTGTCACGCGTGTGTGGAATAAGTTTGTTGAATACCTGCCTCCAGATGTAGCCAAATCT GTGCTGAACGTAAAAGAACGCATCACGACCCTGGTAGTGTTTCTGATCGGCAAGGTCGGGGAACTCTTCTCACAGTCCGCTCTCATGGCGTCCCTGGCCGTCCAGAACATCAGCAACCTGTGCTCGCACTTCTTCACATGGTGCCAGTCAACACCGCAACTGATGAAAGCG GGAGCAGGACAGTTGATGAAGTGGATTGAAGTGTACCTGCCCGAACTGGCCAAGTTCATCCCTACCATCCTTGAGTTCTTGCACAATCTGCTCGACAAAGTTGTTGACACCTTGGATGTGTTT